The following coding sequences lie in one Silene latifolia isolate original U9 population chromosome 5, ASM4854445v1, whole genome shotgun sequence genomic window:
- the LOC141657209 gene encoding putative GTP-binding protein OBGM, mitochondrial — MLCKARYLQQGGFLRKVPFIPWHGLSYSTYSNSRGKNHKATPLQERRMIDRFWLNVKGGEGGSGNASVRRNRTNRFGKPDGGNGGKGGDVILKCTSAVWDFRGLQHHINGKRGGNGSSKNQIGSPGEDKVVQVPVGTVIHLVEGNISSSVEMPSAGTHPWDTPGTLTPDILVSDEEPFSINKPPMEKGEDCVNISSSGTAKHISSLNPCAQGSSIRSNSPPSSSRGNSTLCEKALVSNHDGEKSYKIMRGADACNLENDGGFSEETSEEEEDVTQYNFAELTEDGQQIIIACGGEGGLGSVSSNRRPKKASKYIKHDFGGNDNIDGCGEEDQPSLRAGLPGSQASVILELKSIADVGLVGMPNAGKSTLLGVISKAKPTVGDYSFTTLRPNLGKLNYDEVSITVADIPGLISGAHENRGLGHDFLRHIERTKLLVYVVDLAAALDDRKGIPPWEQLRDLVVELECYREGLSDRPSLVVANKTDENGAGGVLEELQKRVQGIPIYPVCAILEEGIPELKAALRQLVNGGELARLRLENILID, encoded by the exons ATGTTATGCAAAGCAAGATATCTTCAACAAGGAGGGTTTTTACGAAAAGTTCCATTTATACCATGGCATGGTTTGTCATACTCTACGTATTCTAATAGTCGAGGGAAAAATCATAAGGCTACTCCTCTGCAG GAGAGGAGAATGATAGACCGGTTTTGGTTGAATGTTAAAGGAGGTGAGGGAGGGAGTGGAAACGCCAGCGTACGTCGTAATCGAACAAATCGCTTTGGCAAACCTGACG GTGGAAATGGCGGAAAAGGTGGTGATGTGATTTTAAAGTGTACTTCTGCAGTTTGGGACTTCCGTGGACTGCAACACCACATT AATGGAAAACGAGGTGGAAATGGATCGTCGAAGAATCAGATTGGCAGTCCGGGAGAAGACAAG GTTGTGCAAGTACCTGTTGGTACTGTTATCCATCTTGTAGAGGGTAATATCTCTTCGTCAGTGGAAATGCCTTCTGCAGGGACTCACCCTTGGGATACTCCTGGTACTCTTACCCCCGATATCCTTGTCTCTGACGAGGAGCCCTTTTCTATAAATAAACCACCAATGGAAAAAGGGGAGGATTGTGTCAATATCTCCAGTAGCGGTACTGCTAAACATATATCTTCCTTGAATCCATGTGCTCAAGGATCATCTATTCGGAGTAATTCTCCTCCTTCTTCTTCTCGCGGTAATTCAACACTTTGTGAGAAAGCGCTTGTCTCAAACCATGATGGTGAGAAAAGTTATAAAATCATGCGAGGCGCTGACGCTTGTAATCTAGAAAATGATGGTGGTTTCTCTGAGGAAACCTCAGAGGAAGAAGAGGATGTAACACAATATAATTTTGCTGAATTAACTGAAGATGGGCAACAAATAATTATTGCTTGCGGAGGTGAAGGGGGTTTAGGCAGTGTGTCATCTAATAGGCGTCCAAAAAAGGCATCTAAATATATAAAGCATGACTTTGGCGGAAATGACAACATTGATGGTTGTGGAGAGGAAGACCAACCTTCCTTAAGAGCTGGTTTACCCGGGTCACAAGCTTCTGTGATACTTGAACTGAAAAGTATTGCTGACGTGGGTCTTGTGGGAATGCCTAATGCAGGCAAAAGCACTCTCTTGGGTGTCATTTCTAAAGCTAAACCTACCGTGGGTGACTATTCGTTCACTACTTTGAGACCAAATCTAGGGAAGTTAAACTATGATGAGGTCTCTATCACTGTAGCTGACATTCCAGGGCTCATTAGCGGTGCTCATGAGAATCGTGGTCTTGGGCATGACTTCTTGCGCCATATAGAACGAACCAAGCTTCTGGTCTATGTGGTAGACCTGGCTGCTGCACTTGATGACCGAAAAGGAATTCCGCCATGGGAGCAGCTTCGAGATTTGGTCGTGGAACTGGAGTGTTATCGGGAAGGCTTATCAGATCGACCATCTTTAGTGGTCGCAAATAAAACCGATGAGAATGGGGCTGGAGGCGTTTTGGAAGAGCTTCAGAAAAGGGTGCAGGGTATTCCTATTTATCCAGTTTGTGCAATTTTGGAGGAGGGAATACCGGAGTTGAAAGCTGCCTTGAGACAGCTTGTTAATGGTGGAGAACTGGCTAGGCTGAGATTAGAGAACATTCTGATTGATTAG
- the LOC141655194 gene encoding U-box domain-containing protein 33-like, producing the protein MGSDLLSTFLMEAFRTDSTARTTLPHYHANKNPNSHRVMFTPPSRIVEKVQFALDNDDLSNILDHSAGQWPFVRAKQLVHLALRCCHAFPDNRPDLASDVWMLLKPSNDPSRSLETPLRLINEDRIPSYFICPILQEIMQDPHFSADGFTYEGETIKVWFGGGHDTSPMTNLSLENRHLTPNRALHSAIDEWQQKH; encoded by the exons ATGGGGTCTGATTTACTGAGTACCTTCCTAATGGAAGCCTTCAGGACCGACTCAACTGCAAGGACAACTCTCCCTCATTACCATGCAAACAAGAATCCAAATAGCCATAGAGTTATGTTCA CGCCTCCCTCCAGAATTGTGGAGAAGGTGCAATTTGCTTTGGATAATGATGATCTTTCTAACATATTGGATCATTCTGCTGGTCAATGGCCATTTGTCAGAGCCAAGCAACTGGTTCACTTGGCTTTGAGGTGCTGCCATGCGTTTCCAGACAACCGCCCTGACCTTGCTTCAGATGTGTGGATGTTGCTCAAGCCAAGTAATGATCCTTCTCGAAGTTTAGAAACCCCCCTTCGACTGATCAACGAAGACCGAATACCGTCCTATTTTATCTGTCCGATCCTGCAG GAAATAATGCAGGACCCACATTTTTCAGCTGATGGCTTCACATATGAAGGAGAAACGATCAAAGTCTGGTTTGGCGGAGGCCATGATACATCACCAATGACTAATCTAAGTCTTGAAAACCGTCATCTTACTCCAAACCGTGCGCTACATTCTGCAATTGACGAGTGGCAGCAAAAACACTGA
- the LOC141655195 gene encoding protein FAR1-RELATED SEQUENCE 5-like — MTEAYIPPSVQFRVAAAGAGGDAFVGHTKRDHINYVNRLKMKSIEGGDAATLINLMTSRFGCAFLSNEKEESFEWLFNVFNESMGEDVRPVSIFTDQDQAIANAIETNLFNKCLHGCYNEAEFEETWHKMLTEYGLFNHSWFKRLYKHREKWSTAFNNQFFSAGILLSQRSESTNHAMSFQASKTTSVSEFFGIFENTVKRWRGEEERKEFNDIRSTPSSVYPLVDLLLHASQVYTLELFRLFEKEFALAMGTRAVILPIDDPEVLLYRVYPACHEEDNHHVMYDYKNNLKECTCRNFQVKGMLCSHIICLLHMHSVVEIPDRSAAHDAINWHRSMLMAMNYLITKCQSVSDARAVVDKLFIKANEEVDLLLSKLNMEVDEPTVDVSVPPILDPVHCTTKGRSQRKKKEHGDEEEG, encoded by the exons ATGACTGAAGCATATATTCCTCCTTCAGTCCAATTCAGGGTTGCTGCGGCAGGGGCTGGTGGTGATGCGTTTGTCGGCCACACAAAGCGAGACCATATTAATTATGTTAACAGATTGAAGATGAAATCAATTGAAGGTGGTGATGCAGCCACTTTGATCAACCTCATGACTAGTAG GTTTGGTTGTGCTTTCCTGTCGAATGAAAAAGAAGAATCATTCGAGTGGTTGTTCAATGTTTTCAACGAATCCATGGGTGAGGATGTTCGTCCTGTCTCTATCTTCACTGACCAAGACCAAGCAATAGCAAATGCCATTGAAACG AACCTATTCAACAAATGCCTTCATGGTTGCTACAATGAGGCTGAATTTGAGGAGACTTGGCATAAAATGTTGACAGAATATGGGTTATTCAACCATTCATGGTTTAAGAGATTGTACAAACATAGAGAGAAATGGAGCACTGCTTTCAACAATCAATTCTTTTCAGCCGGGATTTTATTGTCCCAAAGGAGTGAGAGCACAAACCATGCGATGAGCTTTCAAGCTTCTAAGACTACTTCCGTTAGCGAATTCTTTGGGATATTTGAAAACACGGTGAAAAGATGGCGGGGTGAGGAAGAGCGTAAAGAATTCAACGACATAAGATCTACACCATCTTCTGTGTACCCTCTAGTGGATTTGTTACTACATGCATCTCAGGTTTACACATTGGAGCTATTTCGACTATTTGAGAAAGAATTCGCGCTTGCCATGGGTACTCGTGCTGTCATCCTTCCGATTGATGACCCTGAGGTGTTGTTGTATCGTGTTTACCCTGCTTGCCATGAGGAGGACAACCATCACGTGATGTACGATTATAAGAACAACCTAAAAGAATGTACGTGCCGAAACTTCCAGGTTAAGGGTATGCTTTGCAGTCACATCATTTGTCTCCTCCACATGCATTCTGTTGTCGAGATACCAGACAG AAGTGCCGCTCATGACGCCATCAATTGGCATCGATCAATGTTGATGGCTATGAACTATCTCATCACCAAATGTCAGAGTGTTTCTGATGCAAGAGCTGTCGTGGATAAGCTGTTTATTAAAGCGAATGAGGAGGTCGACTTGTTGCTTTCTAAGCTTAATATGGAGGTAGATGAACCAACCGTTGATGTGTCTGTGCCTCCTATTCTTGACCCCGTACATTGTACGACTAAGGGTCGAAGTCaacgaaaaaaaaaggaacaTGGGGACGAGGAAGAAGGCTAA